GAACACTAGAGATGTTATTATGCAAGGAATCATTTTTCATGACGTAATGGCAAAACGTACTGTAGCTCTTGACCAGCTGCGGAAGGGTTTATGTATGCTTTGTGTTTTAAACTTAATAGAAAATAATAGTGGTTTGTTTGAGCCTTTATTTGTCTACCATCCAGAATTAATAACAGTTGATACTGTCTTGGATATCATACAGATTCAGGAAGATTCAAAACAAAATCATCCAGTTATTGATACTTTTTTCAGAACATTCGTAAGAACTAATAACCAGGAGCAGTTAGAACGATTATTAATGTATTGTACCGAGTGTCGGTTTGTTCCAATGCGTCCGATTAATGTTAAATATGAAGAAGATGAGGGATTTTTTGTATCTGTTTATTTTGTCTAACAATCCCCACGGTCTACACATCACAAGAAGAATTTAACACAAGTTTTAACTCAATATCACACCTAGTGGTAAAGCTGTCAGTAGTGTATAATTTTAAAGAGTTGGCCTGTATTTTTATCAGGCATTTCTGTGCTCAAAATAAGAGTTTTTATTCtgaatattttatgaaaataaagcagtaaaaaaaactttaaaaataatgcaAACTTATTTTTAGTACAATTTTAGACCCaaaacttattttgttttttcagaaaatttgcTTCTGTCTAGGCTGAGTTATTTCGAATGTTGTAGCGATTATTCAAAACTCAATTCTAAAAATTGATTATTAATTCCtagttttttcatgtttttttactgtgttcaCAATAAGAGAAATAATCACTGCTGCAGTGGTATTTTTAAACATCGCTTCAAACTAATGTTTAAGTGCTAATTTGCTCTTATTCCATATACCTTGTTATTTTGTTACCATtatgttgttttgatttttcatttttcGACCGACGGTCTTTTGACCAACACCGTTTTTTTGGTATCAGATTTTCAGTGCTCCTTTTGTGTTATTTTGAGAGTTGCCTTGTACATATATAATAGTTGCACATATTTTTGCCTTAAAAGCTATTACGAGTCTTGTTCAATTAGTTTTATGACAAAGGTTGTTTTATATTCCTATAGGCTATAGGTTAATGCATATTATCACGTTTTTAGTTTCGCTTGGTGCTTTTATATTCATTAGCACTAATAGTTACGAATGTACTTTTATATCCATCAAAATAGTTCTTTTATTGTGTTAGCGTCCTGAGTGATATTATTTGTGTTAAATAACGTGTTCTACACTTCGTTTAGAGTGACAAACTATTAAAATTCTACAAAACtgcattgaaaaaatatttttgcatgcCAAATGTTTTTCACACATCATTTGCATCTAATATTTAAGTAAATTTGTATGGTGCGAAAATTATTAAGGAATGAGATTTTGCCTTTAGTAGATTCTTTGCAGCCATGTTTGTAAAGAAGGATACAAAGAGGAAAGATGCTTATCATGTAATAATTCCCTTACATCTACAATGACATGTATTAAATGGCAAGATTATTTTAAATGGCAAGGTTTATTTATTAGAAAGTTTTCTCTGAAAATGAAGTAAATTTTCCCGCCTTTATAATCGATGGTTAAAGGTATACCCCCTTTAAGTCAaccaagaataaaaaaattgctcaGCACCTGTGTATGGAGGCATAAGATATTGTTAAtctatataaaattatttttcagtgaTACAAAATATGCTTTAAAACTGGAATTAATTCCGGGTAACACCGTTTTTAAGCCTAATTCGCCCATACTACATTGCTTACTCGCAAAAATTAATGTTGTGAAGTTTCTTAACAAAACGTGTAGATCATGGACGTATGTAAAAAAAGTTAGATAGATCGGAAAATATGATGTTAGTTTTATTCTATCCTTCCATCGAAAAAGACAAGGAATTTTCGTAACCTGTAATTTAGCACTGATGGATTATACTACATATAAATTGGTTTCAGATGACCTTCCAGTTGAAAACTCCAGAATATGATTACCCCGTTGAAATCTATATACAGTTTATGACGTCATGTGTgaggaataaaattttaaactatACCTGAATGATTCTATATAACCACAACTAGTAAAACGAACACTTTCCACCACGGATACCTTATAACTCAGAATAATATTAGCCAACAAAATGCAAACACACTTATTGTTCCAAGGCTTATCTTACATCATCCGATTTCGATCTAGCAagagttttttcaaaaaaaaataatttttttgtgtcctGGAATGAAGTAGACGCGAAAGTTTGAgtcgcaaaaatatgcacacaaaaaagttataatgcgaaaatttgcgatttttttctgcTTGTAATGAAATTTGTTGGTACATTGTATTGACCAATGAATAAAATTAACAGACCAGATTTGAGACACCATATTTGTTTTACAGatgaataaatttaaattttgcataTGAACAAACGTTCCTTGAATATGCATGATAATTCTTGAATATGAACCATAATTCCTTACATATAATAAATGTTCCTTGAATATGAATAAAATTCCTTGCATATGAATGAATGTTCCTTGAATATGAACCTTATTGAATTTTGTACCATTTGAACAACCATAACTGTCTTGttttgtaggtagctagctaatatGGCTAATATGTAGTGGTAAGCTGAAACTAATAACCGAAATTAAATAGTTGAAATACTGGTACTAGACTATTGCAAAGGCAATGTTTATTTGAATCATGTAAAATGATTAGGATGCCCTTTTGTGCACAAACTTACTGCCTAATATGATCTTTGATGTTCCCGACAAAtggaaattgaaaaataaactaaatctattttttatacaattctgtttacattttctttcaaaaagCACAAAGTCAGTGAtaaatttatacttttttgAATAATAAAAGCCAAATTACCAATTGCTATATTTTTGTATAGAATTGATTTTTCCTTTTCGTTTACATCAGTCATTAGTaaatatattacttttattCCTTCAGTTAAAGTATCTAAAAcaaaacttaattaaaaaataattatttgaggaaaacaTCTTTTGGCAAgcataaatataaaacaataaagTAATTTTTAGTTTTCAGTCATCAAGCTAACCAAGAGCCACCAAAAATAATTAAGGGAAACTAATTTAAGTGATAATCGTTTAAAGGTATGTTTCGATTGCTACCAATAATgtattttttgcaatttatacttagttcttgttttttgtttaaatgtgtGGTGTCATATAACTTTTATTCTGTAGATATGTGTACATTGCGGGGAAAAAAGTGGCAACAGAAAAAGAGTTTGTCCTTGTGGAAATATATTTGATATACGCAAAAAGACGCTGCAAGAGCGCATTCATTCAGGCCAAACAAGTCTATGCACAGAGAGATATTTTTCATTCCAAAGTAAGTATATCAAGTTTATTACGGTTATCAGTTGGCTTTAAATTCTTTGTTTTAAGTACGTATTGTTTAAGAACGGGTCTAACTTAGTGTGCTCCTTTACCAGTTTGTCTTGTTCTGTAGTTAGAACAAGAATTTTGTATGCTGACAGAAACTTCTTTGATGATTGGCATGAAAGAAAAGCATTACTGGGACAGCTTTGTAATTTATGCTAAAAAAAGGGAACGAAATATGATGTTGGACACACTTGCAACACCTGGGTTTTCGGCTGAATTTTTTGGAGAAAAAGGAAATCGCACTTAAGCAGGAGAAATGATTTTGCGTGTTATGCAAGATGGGTTTGAAGGTAAACAACTGTTTCACAATTCTATGTATATAATGCTCGTGCTGATGTTGGGAAATCAATTGTGCAAGCATTATCTTTTAGTTCATTATATAACACCGGATATTTCTCCGTGTGTGATAGTTTGTGGTTATAATGAGGTTTTACGcccataaaaaaataacagaagCACTTTTTTAGGATattgtttgtaaaaaaatacatttgttcATTCATGGAACACTTGGTAAATGAAACAAACTGTAAGGACGGTttctaaaaaaatgtgtaacCTGCAACGCTAGTTTGGATGTCAACTTTCCATTGTTCAATTTGTTTTGGATTATAAGTAATTTTTAGAGGTTTTAGAGTATTTTGTAGATTATTTCACATTGTTGCTATTTCTGTTTCagtctaaaaaattaaaataaaagcaaaatagtAAACATTTTCAATTATAAATGACAACACAAATGAGGcatgataaatatatataacatcAAGATTATCACCTTCAGGTACCGCTTTTTAAGGTCATGAGTCCAcgttgaaatttttcttttgttccaCGCCATTGTCATTTCTGTGATTGTTTCCTCCCGATCTTCAAATATAACAAACATCTTCTGGTCAAACGTATTGTGAATTAAATATATTCACTTAATAAAATGAAACCTACGTTCAGGAGTTTGGGATTTTGTTGTGTTTCCACAATttgacaaaatattaaaaatttgctTAGTGTCTTCACCAGTTGACTTTTTAGCTCCCTTTATACACTCTCCACCCTAGAGCACCTACAAATATATTAAAGTCTATTTATATTTATACAACAACTGAGAGAATTTCACGACTTAGACTATTAGTTTGTATAAGGTAATTTtggtaatattcttcttacaaaatttaaaaagttatttgaaCCTGACAGTCCGATGCAAGCTGGAGTCACTTTTGAAGCAATAGCGTGTTCACGAGATGTAACAAACTTCCAAAATTTGCACATGACATCAGTGAAACAATACTGCAATGAATTGTAATTCTTTAATAAGTACATTGGATAGCCAAAGAGCTTTCcttgaaatatatttaaaactttttgccAATCCTGTGTCGACATGTACTGAGCACAATTCCAGTTTCTTCTACAGAGTTCGTTTTGAGTTGCTTGCTGCAGACCATATTCCACCACACCTTTTATCCACTTCAACCTAGAAATGTTAATTTTTCCATTTTAAGCTACTTTCTGAGaccaaaatagtaaaaaaaaacatttgttttacaACTAAGCTATTGGGTTGTGTATAttcagaaaataaataaaattaaacatggCGAAACGTGCCTTACCTTTATCATACATCTTTCGGTACCATATACTTGTTGGAATTATTGATCAACTTCACTATTTGTCTTGAAAAATGTTCCATTGTAATACGTTGAGCGCTTGAGCCTAAATATATTTACATAGAAGTTTTAAAGATATTTCCAATGGAATTTTTATTAAATGACAAGTGCCAATATAGCATTTTAAGGAACGTACCTTCCTGAGAATTTAAATCGATATAATTTAATGTTTCCATCAATATGGCAGCTATGCTGGAAAGCTTCACATGATGGACATTCAAATGGATTTTGCATCTGGCAAGAACTATGTTCAAACATCCAGTAATTCCACTCTTTGAAGACTGAGAAAAGAAATTGTGATGTATCTTACCATTCTAAATAATTAAgcataaaaagaagttttttatttaaattttatagctttatctgttgtttttttgttttttgtatttttttgccaTTGATTAACCAATTCTGAACGAAGGTTTTGTCATGTTTAACCTTTATGTGcaacctgttttttttaaaaaaaacaacaacaacaagatgattaaaaaaacaaatcagtAGATAGCAATGCAACTGTTTCAGGTCATTATATTAATATTGCACTGGATACCCAGCAGGAGTAGCTAACGTCCACCGTCATAGGTGTGTTTGTGGTTGGTAAGATTGAGGATAACTTTCACAAGTTAAAAAGGATTTGACGGAGATCATATATCAAGGTCATTATATAGAAAGATCAACTTACTCTACCATTTTTGTTAGATATATGCGACAATgacaaaagaaattatttagTAAGCTTCCAGGCATTATTTCTCTAAATGCATTCCATGTTTGAAAACATATTCCGAAATAAGAATGTTAATGTTTACTGCACTTTCTGGCCAGTAATTAGATTTGGGCCTCGTTGGATCTATTTTGGTAAACAATTTCACCAATACTTGTACTGAAAATTGGAACGTCTGATGACACAGTCACTTCCTTACTGTACATATTCATTGGTGCAGGTAAATAGGATTAGGTCATGCCACTGAATTTGTTCTGTTCGCCatcaaaaatcgttcaagaGAATTATATCGGCTTCATTGGCACCAAGCCATGCAAATTTTGTTGACGAAGGATTACATTTCGTACGAAAAAACAACTTCTTTAATGGCTCCAGCAGGAACGTTTTCCCAGTGTCAGCTGGTCCACTAAGAAGGATGTTTCTGTGCTTGCCTCTACCATGTTCCAGTAGATGTCGTACTGCAACTACAAAGACGCACGAATGTACGTTGTTGTTTCTCAAGACATCGAGGGGTTATTCTTTTTTGCTTTGCTTTATTTGCATTCGAATTATCGTCTCTCtgcgaagaaaaagaagaaaaagaaaaagaagaaacgtCTTCATTgttgcttctttttttgttggCGTCGATACATTTCTTGGTTTTTTGTTGGTCCCACCATGTCCAGCGGTGGGTGTTCTGCGATATGGTGCACGTCTGTGTCTTCTTTGGTGATATATCTGTAAGCTGCGAGATAGTAGTTGTGACTATCCTGAAAATGTATGACCGAGCCATATTTGTTCTCTATGATTTCCTTTGTAGGTTTCCATCGTTGCGGTGCTTTTAGTTTTACGCTCGCATGGTAATGACAACCGTCCTCTTCGTGCATTTCGTTGCAACAGACATAGTAATCGACAATCAAAATGCTCTTCCCAATTTGAAACGCTTTCGCGCAGGCGGATCCAAATGATTCCGGGGTAAGGAATTTGGCCACATCGGCTTGACTGTAGGTGATTAGGTATGTGCGACgaggattgtttaaattatgcATTTTTGACAATTACCTACGGAAGGTACAAACTGCTTATTTAGAATAATCTTGAGTCTATCAGATAGGTGGAAGAACGAGCCGCCAAGACCTTTATTTGGCCACTGAGTGACACTTTGCTTGATGCGATAAACCTAGGAGCGGAAGCCAGTAATGCATACTCAAGAATATTATTGATGCCTGCTAAAAAAAGGATAATGGATAGTGTACAGCCCGCAAAAACTCCCTGCGAATGTATATGCCAATTACTTGGTGCAAGCGTAGAGAATGATTTGCTGTAGACGCCAATGTAATAATTTCGATAAAAGAAATCCACTGTGGAGGGACACCATGGCGCTTCAGGGCAAAAAAGATAAGTCGATGGGGAATTGAAGGGTAAGCACTTGATATATCTAGCCAGATGATAGCTAGATCCGACTTAGAAGGACGGGTATCTTTAAGTGCTGACCAAATCATTGTGTTTCCAGCAGCCTGGAACCTTTTCCATACATCCCTTCTGAACAGGTTGCTAAAAGAGTTAAAAAGTCTTTGTATTTAAAAGAATAAGGGAGAAATTTTCGTAACAGTAGGGGCAGCAGGAAGATCTTCTAGATTACATAGGGAACGTCATAAAATTCATCCTTGACAACCAAAGATTTATAATTGTCTGAGGTCTGTTGATGGACACGCAGTGTGGCTGCACACTTAGGATCAAGAAAGGCTTTACCAGCTGCAAACGGATTTGTCCTGAAAGCAGACTGTGCCTTCATTAACCTACCTTCTTCTTTACACGCGTCTCTGCCCGACGCACTACCTTGATTTTTTCCCTTGTTTCGGCAAGGAGCTGCTGCAGTGCTAACTATTGAGCAACCTCTACAGCAAATAAAATTTGAGTCACAaaagagttttttaaatttattaaattaataGTGTAAGGTTCTCCTATTTTTCCCAGAAAGTTTTTTAACCTTCTTAGCTGCTGAATGGTTAAAGAATTGTGCAGCTTCCTCATAAACAGTGTCTTCCATCAGTTTGACTTTAGTTGAAAAAGAGTCACATAGACTTAGACTGTTGAATAACTTGGTAGCAACAGCCTTGTTCAGGGTCAAGCAAAGAGGATCATTCATCTCAGAGATTTCTCATCAATGTGACAGGAGTAATTCGTGTGGTTCTTGTCTGGAAATACACTTGCTGTCTGAAACTTTTCAGCACCACGTTCagattttttacacatttttaggGGAGGAAACTGATCTGAGTGACAAAGATAAGTTGTCTGGCTTACCTCAAAATCAACATCTTTGTCACTGTAGTAGTTTTGAGGGTTTGGGTTATTGGAATTCAGTACTACACTGAAGGAATATGCACAGAACAAAAGGCCACCCTGCGTTGCCTGGCACACAGGGTAAGGCTATAATTTCCACAGCTTCGCCACGACTGTGAGGATTCGCTAGTGATTAATTAACCCATTAGCCATTCATCTACTGGCACGTACCGTAGATTAGGGTTCTGAGTAGTAAAAACAAAATCGTATCATAAAGAGTTGTCAAAAACGGTCAGGACAGATACCAAGTCGTATAGAACTACAATCCCGGTGTAGCAGAAAATAAGTACTCCCTGAAAAAAAGTACTCCCGGAGTACTTATTTCCCGGAAATAAATACTCCCGGAGTACTTTTATCCTGGGAAAAAAGTACTCCCTCTAGGAAATAAGTACTCCCCCGATTAAAGCTACGGAGTACTTTTTTCCTAGGAAAAAAGCACTCCCAGAAGAAGACTCTCCATTGCATGTGTATGAAAAAATTCAAATGTTTATGTTATTCAAGCTTAATTTTAATCAACATGTCGACGAATAAGCATGTGAAATTGCAAGATATTGAGAATTATATTAGAAATGGGCAGTACCCTGCTCATATAAAAAAAAGGAGACAAAAGTAACTTTAGGAAATCGAGtaaaaacttttcaattgttgatGGTCATCTGACGTTTAAAGGGACCAGAAgagttatttttgaaaatcaaaGAAAGAATGCCATCATTCACGACATACACGAGGGCATCAATGAAACTGTCGAGTCAGTGGCAATGAGTGGTCATAGAGGACGCGACTCGACCTACCAAAAAGTATCCGAGAGATTTTATTGGCATGGTATGGTCGATGATGTTAAAAACTATATTCGAACTTGTCAAAAATGCCAAAAACAAGGGAAAA
The genomic region above belongs to Hydractinia symbiolongicarpus strain clone_291-10 chromosome 4, HSymV2.1, whole genome shotgun sequence and contains:
- the LOC130642310 gene encoding uncharacterized protein LOC130642310, producing MNSISYNNTPSFSVYMLLSQTLCFFTIHILQTPIYKGTSLMRKDITDKKLLWKGWTNFVPPNNHICVHCGEKSGNRKRVCPCGNIFDIRKKTLQERIHSGQTSLCTERYFSFQKQEFCMLTETSLMIGMKEKHYWDSFVIYAKKRERNMMLDTLATPGFSAEFFGEKGNRT